A single region of the Rubrobacter aplysinae genome encodes:
- the larB gene encoding nickel pincer cofactor biosynthesis protein LarB, with protein sequence MRSLDDLLRRVAEGGLSPADAAARLESSEVRYLDDFAALDRGRAARKGVPEVVYAPGKTPEQVAAICSALIQPGPENAGDAGDAGYAGDRRVIVSGAKKDHLLELERSLPDTPAEWSGRALVIGSGEPAGTGARVGALCAGTSDLPALGEALAVAREMGAAVESFHDVGVAGLHRLVAPLERLEEFDPDCLIVAAGMEGALPSVISGLVGVPVVGLPTSTGYGLGGDGTAAIMGMLQSCSPGLSVVNVDNGVGAGATAALMANRAAGRTR encoded by the coding sequence ATCTCCTGCGCCGCGTCGCCGAAGGCGGGCTCTCCCCCGCCGACGCGGCGGCGCGTCTGGAGAGCAGCGAGGTGCGATACCTGGACGATTTCGCCGCGCTCGACCGGGGCCGGGCGGCGCGCAAGGGAGTCCCCGAGGTCGTGTACGCCCCGGGCAAGACGCCGGAGCAGGTAGCCGCTATCTGCTCGGCCCTGATCCAACCGGGCCCAGAAAACGCGGGAGACGCTGGGGACGCTGGGTACGCCGGAGACCGGCGCGTGATCGTGAGCGGCGCCAAAAAAGATCACCTCCTGGAGCTCGAACGCTCGCTGCCGGATACGCCGGCAGAATGGTCCGGGCGTGCGCTCGTGATCGGTAGCGGCGAGCCGGCGGGGACCGGGGCCCGGGTAGGTGCGCTGTGCGCCGGGACCTCCGACCTGCCGGCGCTCGGGGAGGCGCTCGCCGTTGCGCGGGAGATGGGCGCCGCCGTCGAGAGCTTCCACGACGTGGGCGTCGCGGGTCTGCACCGGCTGGTCGCGCCCCTGGAGCGACTCGAAGAGTTCGACCCGGACTGCCTGATAGTCGCCGCCGGGATGGAGGGGGCGCTGCCGAGCGTGATCTCCGGTCTTGTCGGCGTGCCCGTGGTGGGCCTCCCGACCTCCACCGGCTACGGTCTCGGCGGCGACGGAACCGCCGCCATAATGGGGATGCTCCAGAGCTGCTCTCCGGGACTCTCCGTGGTCAACGTGGACAACGGGGTCGGCGCGGGCGCGACGGCGGCTCTCATGGCCAACCGCGCCGCCGGTCGTACCCGGTAG
- a CDS encoding diacylglycerol/lipid kinase family protein, producing MFGTSFGTFAGRESIERVHLVFNPAAGRRRSGRRQGEISAFLRDRGVEAVWHVTGGRGHATEIVHGLPDDALVASVGGDGTAHEVAAACSGTSRTMAVLPVGSGNDYVKALGVGTDLGGALRMLADGEPKLVDTGVVSTENQSGIPFNNGLGIGFDAQVAEGVASAPRGLGGPGGYLYSVGRLLRGFECKDVGVRLDGEEPSASETILVAVALGTTYGAIFRFTPDARLDDGRFDVVWTTKVSIADVLRLLPRVLRGTHVGHPRIRTARATEVEIELSEPLPAHVDGELLKPARRFEIRLLPNNLRIVAPRSSEPSY from the coding sequence ATGTTTGGCACGTCTTTTGGTACGTTTGCGGGCCGGGAGAGCATAGAGCGCGTACACCTCGTCTTCAACCCCGCGGCGGGTCGGAGGCGATCCGGCAGGCGTCAGGGTGAGATCTCGGCCTTCCTCAGAGACCGGGGCGTGGAGGCGGTCTGGCACGTCACCGGGGGCCGGGGACACGCCACGGAGATAGTCCACGGCCTGCCCGATGACGCTCTGGTGGCCTCGGTCGGGGGCGACGGCACGGCGCACGAGGTTGCCGCCGCCTGCTCGGGCACCTCCCGCACGATGGCCGTCCTGCCGGTCGGCAGCGGCAACGACTACGTCAAGGCGCTCGGCGTCGGCACGGATCTCGGCGGCGCGCTGCGGATGCTGGCCGACGGGGAACCAAAGCTCGTGGACACGGGCGTGGTGAGCACAGAAAACCAGTCCGGCATACCGTTCAACAACGGCCTCGGCATCGGCTTCGACGCCCAGGTCGCGGAGGGTGTGGCCTCGGCCCCGCGCGGCCTGGGGGGCCCGGGCGGTTACCTGTACTCCGTCGGGCGGCTGCTCCGGGGCTTCGAGTGCAAGGACGTCGGCGTGAGGCTGGACGGCGAGGAGCCCTCGGCCTCGGAGACGATCCTGGTCGCCGTCGCGCTCGGCACCACCTACGGGGCGATCTTCCGCTTCACCCCCGACGCCCGGCTGGATGACGGCCGCTTCGACGTGGTGTGGACCACGAAGGTCTCCATCGCCGACGTGCTGCGGCTCCTGCCCCGCGTGCTGCGCGGCACGCACGTAGGACACCCCCGGATACGCACCGCCCGCGCCACAGAGGTCGAGATAGAGCTGTCCGAGCCGCTACCGGCCCACGTGGACGGCGAGCTCTTAAAGCCCGCCAGAAGGTTCGAGATCCGCCTCCTCCCGAATAACCTGCGCATCGTCGCGCCCCGAAGCTCCGAACCCTCCTATTAA
- the thpR gene encoding RNA 2',3'-cyclic phosphodiesterase: MARLFVAVVPPPDIQREALRQARSLSWSGAVRWLPPENVHLTLKFLGEVPETPDSKLPELHETITALCSGHGAFDLSLRGAGAFPSVRRACVLWVGASEGSGPLGALARDLEDGLEKLGFGRETRPFRPHATVARAKGGGARLEDPAAADTVGPLDFRAGSIELMRSRLSQEGAAYSNVASYPLRS; this comes from the coding sequence GTGGCGCGGCTCTTCGTCGCCGTCGTGCCGCCGCCGGACATCCAGCGGGAAGCGTTGCGCCAGGCGAGGTCCCTGTCGTGGAGCGGGGCGGTGCGGTGGCTACCGCCGGAGAACGTACACCTGACCCTCAAGTTCCTCGGCGAGGTGCCGGAGACACCGGACTCGAAGCTCCCCGAGCTGCACGAGACGATAACGGCACTGTGTAGCGGACACGGGGCGTTCGACCTGTCGCTCCGCGGCGCCGGTGCGTTTCCCTCCGTGCGGCGGGCGTGCGTCCTGTGGGTCGGCGCCAGTGAGGGCTCGGGGCCTCTCGGAGCCCTCGCGCGGGATCTGGAGGATGGTCTGGAGAAGCTGGGGTTCGGACGTGAGACCCGCCCGTTCCGGCCCCACGCCACGGTGGCCCGGGCGAAAGGCGGCGGGGCCCGATTGGAGGACCCGGCAGCGGCAGATACCGTAGGCCCGCTGGACTTCAGGGCCGGGAGCATCGAGCTGATGCGGAGCCGGCTCTCGCAGGAGGGCGCGGCCTACTCAAACGTGGCCTCTTACCCGCTGAGGTCCTAG